A single Mangrovimonas sp. YM274 DNA region contains:
- a CDS encoding DEAD/DEAH box helicase, whose translation MSDTNVLEVKENTVEKDLYSYQKKAIEKVFKRFDEAPDDYHLLYQLPTGGGKTVIFSELVRQYLKNHDKKVLVLTHRIELCKQTSKMLTEFKVTNKVIHSKANLDDQQEYSCFVAMVETLNNRLQEDMLDISDVGLVIIDEAHYNSFTKLFKYFEKSFILGVTATPLSSNKDFPMKKNYNELITGETIESLVENEFLARAETYAYNVGLTTLEIGSNGDYTVKSSEDLYTNTDMLKKLLYAYEAHSKGKKTLIFNNGINTSLYVYDTFKRAGYPIAHLDNTASKKDRKKILKWFKETPDAILTSVSILTTGFDEPSVETIILNRATKSLALYYQMVGRGSRIYKNKSKFSIIDLGNNLHRFGPWGADIDWQKIFSSPGYYLDNIVNDEDIESNFRYEMPDDIRAEFAKSEDVYFDVKQAYIDSVNNGESSKVLLERSIEHHAKICIENSEDVYDALALVKLLDGDINHRLERYTQCISNSTHNFVKWLHEDYRMRLKTYLRKNFDEVFEDIHGYPPED comes from the coding sequence ATGTCTGATACTAACGTTTTAGAAGTGAAGGAGAATACCGTTGAGAAAGACTTATACAGTTACCAGAAAAAAGCGATTGAAAAAGTATTCAAGCGATTTGATGAAGCACCAGATGATTACCACCTTTTGTACCAGTTGCCTACGGGTGGTGGGAAGACTGTAATTTTCTCGGAATTGGTTCGCCAATATCTTAAAAACCATGACAAAAAAGTATTGGTGTTAACCCACCGTATAGAGTTGTGTAAGCAAACTTCTAAAATGTTAACAGAGTTTAAGGTTACCAACAAGGTGATACATAGTAAGGCGAATCTTGATGACCAACAAGAGTATAGTTGTTTTGTGGCCATGGTAGAAACCTTAAACAACCGTTTACAGGAAGATATGCTTGATATTTCTGACGTTGGTTTGGTGATTATTGATGAGGCGCATTACAACTCGTTTACTAAGTTGTTTAAATATTTTGAGAAGTCTTTCATTTTAGGGGTAACGGCTACACCACTTAGTTCCAATAAGGATTTTCCAATGAAGAAGAACTATAATGAGCTGATTACTGGGGAAACCATTGAATCGCTTGTTGAAAATGAATTCTTGGCCCGTGCAGAAACATATGCTTACAATGTTGGGTTAACTACTTTGGAAATTGGTTCTAACGGCGATTATACCGTTAAATCGTCAGAAGATTTATATACCAATACAGACATGCTTAAAAAGCTGTTGTATGCTTATGAGGCGCACTCCAAAGGAAAGAAAACCTTGATTTTTAACAATGGTATCAACACGTCTTTGTATGTATACGATACGTTTAAAAGGGCGGGATATCCTATTGCTCACCTAGATAACACGGCTTCAAAAAAAGACCGTAAGAAAATATTGAAGTGGTTTAAGGAAACCCCAGATGCCATTCTAACCTCGGTAAGTATCTTGACCACTGGTTTTGATGAACCATCTGTAGAGACTATTATTTTGAACCGAGCAACCAAATCGTTGGCGTTGTATTACCAAATGGTAGGGCGTGGCTCTAGGATTTATAAAAACAAGAGCAAATTTAGCATTATCGATTTGGGGAACAACCTACATCGTTTTGGACCTTGGGGAGCAGACATAGATTGGCAAAAAATATTTAGTTCGCCTGGATACTACTTGGATAATATTGTGAATGATGAAGATATTGAAAGCAATTTCAGGTATGAAATGCCAGATGATATCAGAGCAGAGTTTGCAAAGTCTGAAGATGTATATTTTGATGTAAAACAGGCCTATATAGACTCTGTAAACAATGGGGAATCTTCTAAAGTGCTATTAGAGCGCTCTATAGAGCACCATGCTAAAATTTGTATTGAAAACAGTGAAGATGTTTATGATGCTTTGGCTTTGGTAAAGCTGTTGGATGGAGATATCAATCATAGATTGGAACGCTATACGCAGTGCATAAGCAATAGTACCCATAATTTTGTAAAATGGTTACATGAAGATTATCGCATGAGGTTAAAAACCTATTTAAGAAAGAATTTCGATGAAGTTTTTGAAGATATTCATGGTTATCCACCAGAAGATTAA
- a CDS encoding FAD-binding oxidoreductase: MKTIKDLDLSLIEDLKSQLRGNVVLPYSSNYDEIRKVYNGMIDKKPGLFVMCVDVADVMAAVNFGRANRLEIAVRGGGHNGGGLGLCNDGLVIDLSGIKFVRVDTSNNTVRVGGGNLWGEVDHATHPFGLVIPAGIISTTGVGGLTLGGGVGYLSRKFGLTIDNLLEADMVLADGSFVTVNATQHPDLFWAIRGGGGNYGIVTAFKFQAHPLKTVIGGPTFWPIEETETIMAWYDSFIHKAPEDLNGFIATLVVPGPPFPEHLHNKQFCGIVWCYTGDPDKFEEVFAPVREQQPFFEHVGEMPYPSIQTLFDGMMPPGLQWYWRADFYNEIQPEAASQHKKFGSEIPTPLSQMHMYPISGAASKPGKEDTPWAYRDAKYAGVIVGVDPSPSNASKITDWCKAYWGALHPYSSGGAYSNFMMDEGQERVKASYKHNYTRLTEIKQKYDPNNLFHVNQNIVP; the protein is encoded by the coding sequence ATGAAAACAATCAAGGATTTAGATCTGTCTTTAATTGAGGATTTAAAGTCGCAGCTTAGAGGGAATGTCGTGCTTCCTTATAGTTCCAATTATGATGAAATTAGGAAGGTGTACAACGGTATGATAGATAAAAAACCGGGTCTTTTTGTGATGTGTGTAGATGTTGCTGATGTTATGGCTGCTGTAAATTTTGGTAGAGCCAATAGGTTAGAAATTGCCGTTAGAGGAGGAGGCCATAATGGAGGAGGATTAGGGCTTTGCAATGATGGTCTAGTGATTGATCTCTCCGGAATTAAATTTGTAAGGGTGGATACTTCCAACAATACGGTTAGGGTTGGCGGCGGCAATCTTTGGGGAGAGGTGGACCACGCAACGCACCCTTTTGGCTTGGTTATTCCTGCTGGAATAATTTCTACTACTGGTGTTGGTGGATTGACATTGGGAGGAGGAGTCGGATATTTGTCCAGAAAATTCGGCTTGACTATAGATAACTTATTGGAAGCTGATATGGTTTTGGCAGATGGGAGTTTTGTAACGGTAAATGCAACACAGCACCCTGATTTATTTTGGGCAATTAGAGGTGGAGGTGGAAATTATGGTATTGTTACAGCCTTTAAATTTCAGGCTCACCCGCTTAAAACGGTCATTGGAGGACCTACATTTTGGCCTATCGAGGAAACGGAAACCATAATGGCTTGGTACGATAGCTTTATTCATAAAGCTCCAGAAGATTTAAATGGGTTTATTGCCACCTTGGTTGTACCTGGGCCTCCTTTTCCTGAGCATTTACACAATAAACAGTTTTGCGGTATTGTTTGGTGCTATACAGGTGATCCTGATAAATTTGAAGAAGTGTTTGCTCCTGTAAGGGAACAGCAGCCTTTTTTTGAACATGTAGGCGAAATGCCTTATCCTTCCATACAGACACTTTTTGATGGCATGATGCCTCCGGGACTACAGTGGTACTGGAGAGCCGATTTTTATAATGAAATACAACCTGAAGCAGCAAGTCAACATAAAAAGTTTGGTTCTGAAATCCCAACTCCCTTGTCACAAATGCATATGTACCCCATAAGTGGTGCGGCTTCAAAACCGGGTAAAGAAGATACACCTTGGGCTTATAGAGATGCGAAATATGCGGGGGTAATTGTGGGGGTAGATCCAAGTCCATCCAATGCATCGAAAATTACAGATTGGTGTAAGGCCTACTGGGGTGCACTTCATCCATATTCATCTGGTGGAGCTTATTCAAATTTCATGATGGATGAAGGGCAGGAACGGGTGAAAGCTAGTTATAAACATAACTATACTAGGTTAACTGAAATAAAACAAAAATACGATCCAAACAATCTGTTTCATGTAAATCAAAATATTGTCCCCTAA
- the recQ gene encoding DNA helicase RecQ gives MQSTLISTLKTYFGYDSFRSEQQQIIETVVAGEDCLVIMPTGGGKSICYQLPALLFEGITLVVSPLIALMKDQVDGLLANGISAAYFNSSQSSEEQQQILEKVYTKELKLLYVAPESLAGIQPILSKNHLSCIAIDEAHCISSWGHDFRPSYQALGFLKTSLPKIPIIALTATADKATREDIITQLNIPSAKQFISSFDRKNIALDVRPANNRINQIVKYVTDRPNQSGIIYCLSRKTTESISKKLNDFGFSSCAYHAGLSHEERERVQEDFIYDNIKIVCATIAFGMGIDKSNVRFVIHYNMPKNIEGYYQEIGRAGRDGLESNAILFHSYADVIQLRNFAQGASNEEVQIAKLERMKQFSEATSCRRKILLSYFGELLSENCNNCDVCNNPPQFFDGTIIAQKALSTIARLKETEAIGTVIDVLRGAQNATVIDKGYHQQKTYGIGKDIPWNHWQSYIIQLINQGYCEIAFHEFNALKLTAFSKNVLFQNETVLLTKVQEITSKKTAKKVTSQTGPTNSALFEHLRQLRHQISKTKGIPPYQVFSDAALKDMVRLEPTTETDFLEVSGVGQYKLNAYGEDFINGIITFKNQKKNNKKDTYLATFNLYKQGKSVEEIAEERQLHRNTIFSHLAKLYQEGKEINMYDFVSKSEVKDVKNAKEQLNAPKALKPYFEHFNEQMDYFKIRIALSILEKEA, from the coding sequence ATGCAAAGCACCTTAATTTCCACACTAAAAACCTATTTTGGCTATGATTCATTCAGAAGTGAACAACAGCAAATCATAGAAACTGTTGTTGCAGGAGAAGACTGTTTGGTTATTATGCCAACTGGAGGCGGAAAATCTATCTGTTACCAGCTGCCGGCCTTACTTTTTGAGGGAATAACTTTAGTGGTTTCTCCCTTAATTGCATTAATGAAGGATCAAGTGGACGGTTTATTAGCCAATGGTATTTCTGCAGCTTATTTTAACAGTAGCCAAAGCAGCGAGGAACAGCAGCAAATTCTTGAAAAGGTCTATACAAAGGAGCTCAAATTATTATATGTAGCTCCGGAAAGCCTTGCTGGAATACAACCTATTTTAAGCAAGAACCATTTAAGTTGTATTGCCATTGATGAAGCCCACTGTATCTCAAGTTGGGGACATGACTTTAGACCTTCCTATCAAGCGTTGGGATTTTTAAAAACCTCTTTGCCCAAAATCCCAATCATAGCTCTTACAGCAACAGCAGATAAGGCCACGCGAGAAGACATTATAACGCAACTAAACATTCCCTCTGCAAAACAATTTATATCCTCCTTTGACCGCAAAAATATAGCGTTGGATGTGAGACCTGCCAACAACAGAATAAATCAGATTGTCAAATACGTTACCGATAGACCTAATCAATCTGGAATTATTTATTGTTTAAGCCGAAAAACAACCGAAAGCATATCCAAAAAACTAAATGACTTCGGCTTTTCATCCTGCGCCTATCATGCAGGCTTGAGCCACGAGGAGCGAGAGAGGGTTCAAGAGGATTTCATTTACGATAACATTAAAATAGTTTGTGCCACCATAGCTTTTGGAATGGGAATTGACAAATCCAATGTCCGCTTTGTCATCCATTATAATATGCCTAAAAACATAGAAGGCTATTATCAGGAAATTGGTCGTGCAGGACGTGACGGACTGGAATCCAACGCCATTTTATTCCACAGTTATGCAGATGTGATCCAATTGCGAAATTTTGCTCAAGGCGCCAGCAATGAAGAGGTGCAAATTGCAAAATTGGAGCGTATGAAACAGTTTTCCGAAGCTACTAGTTGCCGCCGAAAAATTTTGTTAAGTTACTTTGGAGAACTGCTTTCTGAAAATTGCAATAATTGCGATGTCTGCAATAATCCACCACAGTTTTTTGACGGAACCATCATTGCCCAAAAAGCATTGTCAACCATTGCAAGGTTGAAAGAAACTGAAGCTATTGGAACCGTAATCGACGTTTTAAGAGGTGCCCAAAACGCCACTGTTATAGACAAAGGCTACCACCAACAGAAAACCTATGGTATTGGAAAAGACATCCCTTGGAACCATTGGCAAAGCTACATCATCCAACTCATTAACCAAGGGTATTGTGAAATTGCTTTTCATGAATTTAACGCCCTTAAACTTACGGCGTTTTCAAAAAACGTCCTATTCCAAAACGAAACGGTACTGCTAACAAAAGTTCAAGAAATCACTTCGAAAAAAACGGCTAAAAAAGTTACTTCTCAAACTGGTCCCACAAATAGTGCCCTATTTGAGCATTTACGCCAATTACGTCATCAAATTTCCAAAACCAAAGGCATTCCTCCTTATCAAGTATTTAGTGATGCTGCTTTAAAAGACATGGTGAGACTCGAACCAACTACAGAAACCGATTTTCTGGAGGTCAGTGGCGTTGGACAATACAAACTAAATGCCTATGGTGAAGATTTTATAAATGGCATCATCACATTTAAAAATCAGAAAAAGAACAATAAAAAGGACACATACTTAGCTACTTTCAACCTATATAAGCAAGGAAAATCAGTTGAGGAAATAGCCGAAGAACGGCAATTGCATCGCAACACCATCTTTTCTCATTTGGCAAAATTGTATCAAGAAGGCAAGGAAATAAACATGTATGATTTTGTGTCCAAAAGTGAAGTGAAAGATGTCAAAAACGCAAAGGAGCAACTCAATGCCCCCAAAGCCTTAAAGCCCTATTTCGAGCATTTTAATGAACAAATGGACTATTTTAAAATTAGAATAGCATTAAGTATATTGGAGAAGGAGGCGTAA
- a CDS encoding nickel-binding protein codes for MPIYMDRHNIPAELTSQHVARMHQEDLKVQHLYGCKGMTYWCDETTAFCLIEAPNKEALKKMHDHAHGALPHAIIEVDPKIVEAFLGRIKDPEFTGQEGELHVISESAYRVIMVSGIDHKHSLDNSMTIALQKYFKELILRFDGSIVKQNKNCALVSFSSVTNAVMCAIELQNKFKTYILEHNNANNLKLNIGLCTGVPFNDKGGIFDETVKFAEWMCEFVKGPIVLSSEVRNLFEGENLNVIVMDEQTHSLTPSEEKFLSVLMDLTEKTWNDTNLTVESFSKQLGFSKSQLYRKMQRLTNKSLNVFIKDYRLKKACEFLEKKTGNISEIAFETGFNSPAYFTKCFQEAYGILPSAYNK; via the coding sequence ATGCCCATTTATATGGACCGTCATAACATTCCTGCAGAGTTAACTTCGCAACACGTGGCAAGGATGCATCAAGAAGACCTTAAGGTTCAGCATTTGTATGGCTGTAAGGGAATGACTTATTGGTGTGATGAAACTACAGCATTTTGCCTTATTGAAGCTCCTAATAAAGAAGCCTTAAAAAAAATGCACGATCATGCGCATGGCGCATTACCGCATGCTATAATAGAGGTGGATCCTAAAATAGTAGAAGCCTTTTTAGGACGTATTAAAGATCCTGAATTTACTGGTCAAGAAGGAGAATTACATGTGATTTCAGAATCAGCATATCGCGTAATAATGGTAAGTGGAATTGACCACAAACACTCTCTAGACAATTCAATGACAATAGCACTTCAAAAGTATTTTAAAGAACTTATTTTACGTTTTGATGGTAGCATTGTAAAGCAAAATAAAAATTGTGCGTTAGTATCATTCTCTTCTGTAACTAATGCTGTAATGTGTGCTATTGAGTTACAGAACAAATTCAAAACATATATTTTAGAACACAATAACGCCAATAATTTAAAATTGAATATCGGCCTGTGCACAGGAGTTCCTTTTAATGACAAAGGGGGTATTTTCGATGAGACAGTCAAGTTTGCTGAATGGATGTGTGAGTTTGTAAAAGGGCCAATTGTGCTGTCCTCCGAAGTAAGGAATTTATTTGAAGGTGAAAATTTGAATGTAATTGTAATGGATGAGCAAACACATAGTTTGACCCCTTCTGAGGAGAAATTTCTGTCTGTTTTAATGGATTTGACAGAGAAAACATGGAATGATACCAACTTAACGGTAGAGTCGTTTAGTAAACAATTGGGCTTTAGTAAATCTCAGCTATATCGTAAAATGCAAAGGTTAACCAATAAATCATTGAATGTTTTTATCAAGGATTACAGGTTAAAGAAAGCTTGCGAATTTTTAGAAAAGAAAACGGGCAATATTTCTGAAATTGCTTTTGAAACAGGATTTAATAGTCCAGCGTACTTCACTAAATGTTTTCAAGAAGCCTACGGTATCCTACCTTCAGCTTACAACAAATAG
- a CDS encoding DUF1853 family protein, giving the protein MDYKKLKLRYIGYWNTPLLWQGNLIYGLQQLELPNLSLQPFNETIEGHLRLGKLVERFVLYSFKANENIQIIASGAQIQKDQRTLGELDAIINFNSTPIHLEIIYKFYLYNEHTGSGDLEHWIGPNKKDSLVQKLKKLKEKQLPLLHRPETQNFLKQLSINPKRIKQHVLFKAQLFIPWTREASGFTKINQDCIQGFYIKEKEFSNFKHCKFYIPSKLDWLIIPHSNVDWHTYADIQPILLNLLHQQTSPLIWIKHPNGMISKCFVVWW; this is encoded by the coding sequence ATGGACTACAAAAAGTTGAAATTACGCTATATCGGTTATTGGAATACACCATTGCTTTGGCAGGGCAACCTTATATATGGTTTACAACAATTGGAACTTCCCAATCTCTCCTTACAACCATTCAATGAAACTATTGAGGGTCATTTGCGATTAGGAAAACTTGTCGAACGCTTTGTTTTGTATAGTTTTAAGGCAAATGAGAATATTCAAATAATTGCTTCTGGCGCCCAAATCCAAAAAGACCAAAGAACCCTTGGAGAACTGGATGCAATCATCAACTTCAATAGCACTCCTATCCACCTTGAAATTATTTACAAGTTCTATTTATATAATGAACACACAGGAAGCGGAGACCTTGAGCATTGGATTGGCCCCAATAAAAAGGACAGTCTTGTTCAAAAACTCAAAAAACTGAAAGAGAAGCAGCTTCCTTTATTACATCGTCCCGAAACTCAAAATTTCCTGAAACAGTTATCTATCAATCCAAAACGCATTAAGCAGCATGTTTTATTCAAAGCACAGCTATTCATACCTTGGACTAGAGAAGCTAGTGGGTTTACCAAAATCAATCAAGATTGTATTCAAGGGTTTTATATCAAGGAAAAGGAATTTTCCAATTTTAAACATTGTAAGTTTTACATACCCTCCAAGTTAGATTGGCTCATTATCCCTCATTCTAATGTCGACTGGCACACCTATGCCGATATTCAGCCAATACTTTTAAACCTATTACACCAACAAACCTCCCCTCTTATTTGGATCAAACATCCCAACGGAATGATTTCAAAATGCTTTGTCGTTTGGTGGTGA
- a CDS encoding EamA family transporter: protein MSTSRNTTLIILAFFAIYVIWGSTYLLNKIAVAQLPPFMLASVRFISAGILIFIISKIMGISLKISSRQLMNTIFAGFLFLTFGNGVVVWALKYVDSGFAALEISAQPLIVLILMRILQGKKIQPMSVVGVILGVVGIYLLVSQNEIISQEGSVLGMLMILCCMLSWAYGSLFVGKADLPKNYFVNTGYQMFTGGIMLLLASLIFQEQWVMPAQWESSVTVSMVLLILLGSIVAFTSFNYLLKTVSPEKVATSTYVNPIVALVLGWYFLNEHITAQSIVAAVVLLTGVYFINTKKTLEIFSRFKR, encoded by the coding sequence ATGAGCACATCGCGTAATACTACCTTAATTATTCTCGCTTTCTTTGCAATATATGTCATTTGGGGCTCCACGTATCTGTTGAATAAAATTGCTGTGGCGCAATTGCCTCCTTTTATGTTGGCCTCTGTAAGATTTATATCGGCGGGAATATTGATTTTTATCATCTCAAAAATTATGGGGATTTCATTAAAGATTTCCTCCCGGCAACTAATGAATACCATTTTTGCTGGTTTTCTTTTTTTGACCTTTGGAAATGGTGTTGTGGTGTGGGCCTTGAAATACGTAGATAGTGGTTTTGCGGCTTTGGAAATTTCGGCGCAGCCCTTAATAGTTCTGATTTTAATGCGCATTTTACAAGGAAAAAAAATACAGCCAATGTCTGTAGTTGGAGTGATTCTTGGTGTGGTGGGAATTTATTTGTTGGTAAGCCAAAATGAAATAATTAGTCAGGAAGGTTCGGTTTTAGGAATGCTTATGATTTTATGTTGTATGCTGAGTTGGGCTTATGGTAGTTTATTTGTTGGAAAGGCAGATTTGCCAAAAAACTATTTTGTAAACACGGGCTACCAAATGTTTACGGGAGGGATTATGTTGCTATTGGCCAGTTTGATTTTTCAGGAGCAATGGGTAATGCCAGCACAATGGGAGAGTTCTGTGACAGTTTCTATGGTACTTTTAATTTTATTGGGAAGTATTGTGGCGTTTACATCCTTTAATTATTTGCTAAAAACCGTGTCTCCAGAAAAGGTAGCTACGTCCACTTATGTCAATCCTATAGTGGCCTTGGTTTTAGGGTGGTATTTTTTAAACGAACATATCACTGCTCAGTCTATTGTAGCTGCAGTAGTATTACTTACGGGAGTGTATTTTATCAATACTAAAAAGACGTTGGAAATATTTTCCAGGTTTAAAAGATGA
- a CDS encoding OmpA family protein, with amino-acid sequence MKNIVLLISLLFTVFFGYGQKASASKAKKLFENRAYSEAAKMYQSLPKTPENLQNLGDSYFYNAQMTNAKAAYAQLFASSDSLPKVYYFRYGQSLKAAGDFKTADSILSIYTGEVMDTPKLKRTLSRIVPYLYELQPLKNSASGDFGISWYGDNVVFSSYRNKDNPTYEWNNKPYLDLYEATLSEEKDALEQVTPFSEDINSKTHESNATFTADGKTMYFSRTNDKRVKIGDDKIATIKLYKAELIDGKWTNVEELPFSSDTYSTQHPFLNPSNTKLFFSSDMPGSLGSFDIYSVDITEDGFGTPVNLGEVINTEHREQFPFMDQSETLYFASDGHQGLGNLDIFMSNGYAGFYSKPINLGETINSGMDDFGYVLNEDVQKGFISSNRSGEDLIYAFLRIPNKKRYIVEGTVIDKNTKEILPGTTVTLYDDKGEVVGQTVVGDDAKYAFNTKPNQLYRIEGYRDFYAPGEQEFTTNDDGRFEFNIELEIESYDDAEDIVVTKDDGYIYIELENIYFDFGKWDIKPQAASILDIMVGLLKKYPRMEVQLGAHTDSRSSEEYNLNLSLNRAKSTLEYLVANGIERSRLRSKGYGESQPLVDCKDDCTEEEHSINRRCEFLILK; translated from the coding sequence ATGAAAAACATCGTTTTACTTATATCACTTCTTTTTACGGTATTCTTTGGATATGGCCAAAAGGCCAGTGCTTCCAAAGCCAAAAAGTTGTTTGAAAACAGAGCATATTCAGAAGCCGCTAAAATGTATCAGTCCCTGCCCAAAACACCTGAAAACCTACAGAATTTAGGAGACTCTTACTTTTACAATGCCCAAATGACCAATGCCAAGGCTGCCTATGCCCAATTATTCGCGAGCAGCGATAGTTTACCAAAAGTATATTATTTCCGATATGGACAGTCTCTAAAAGCTGCAGGGGACTTTAAAACTGCAGATAGCATTTTGAGCATATATACTGGTGAGGTAATGGATACACCAAAATTGAAACGCACCTTAAGCAGAATCGTGCCTTACCTGTATGAGTTACAACCTTTAAAAAACAGTGCCTCTGGAGATTTTGGCATTAGTTGGTATGGTGACAACGTTGTGTTTTCTTCCTATAGAAATAAGGACAATCCCACTTACGAATGGAACAACAAACCTTATCTAGATTTATATGAAGCCACGCTTTCCGAAGAAAAGGATGCCTTAGAGCAAGTAACCCCCTTCTCTGAAGACATAAATTCCAAAACGCACGAAAGTAACGCTACATTTACTGCAGACGGAAAGACCATGTACTTTTCTAGGACCAATGATAAACGCGTAAAAATTGGGGACGATAAAATTGCAACTATAAAATTGTACAAAGCAGAATTGATAGATGGAAAATGGACCAATGTTGAAGAATTGCCTTTTTCAAGCGACACCTACTCTACTCAACATCCATTTTTAAACCCCAGCAATACCAAATTATTCTTTTCAAGTGATATGCCTGGGTCATTGGGATCTTTTGATATTTATTCTGTTGATATTACAGAAGATGGTTTTGGCACTCCCGTTAACCTAGGCGAGGTAATCAATACAGAGCATAGAGAGCAATTTCCATTTATGGACCAAAGCGAAACTCTATATTTTGCCTCCGATGGCCACCAAGGATTAGGAAATCTAGACATTTTTATGAGTAATGGTTATGCCGGATTTTACTCAAAGCCCATTAATTTGGGAGAAACCATTAATTCTGGAATGGATGATTTTGGATACGTCCTTAATGAAGATGTTCAAAAAGGCTTTATTTCATCCAACCGCAGCGGGGAGGATCTTATTTATGCATTTTTAAGGATTCCAAACAAGAAACGTTACATTGTAGAAGGTACCGTAATTGATAAAAACACCAAAGAAATCCTACCAGGAACTACAGTTACGCTTTATGATGACAAAGGAGAAGTTGTTGGACAAACCGTTGTGGGCGATGATGCCAAGTATGCCTTCAACACCAAACCTAATCAATTATACAGAATTGAAGGATATCGGGACTTTTACGCTCCTGGAGAACAAGAATTCACCACGAATGATGATGGTAGATTTGAATTTAACATAGAATTAGAGATTGAATCTTATGACGATGCCGAAGATATTGTTGTTACCAAAGATGATGGCTATATCTACATTGAATTGGAGAATATTTATTTTGATTTTGGTAAGTGGGATATAAAACCACAAGCCGCGAGTATTTTGGATATCATGGTAGGTTTGCTAAAAAAATACCCGAGAATGGAGGTACAATTAGGAGCGCATACCGATTCTAGAAGTAGTGAAGAATACAACTTGAATTTATCATTGAATAGAGCAAAATCTACACTTGAATACCTTGTTGCCAATGGTATTGAGCGTTCCCGATTAAGATCTAAAGGATATGGCGAAAGTCAACCTTTGGTAGATTGTAAAGACGATTGTACGGAAGAAGAGCATTCTATCAATAGACGCTGTGAGTTTTTAATTTTGAAATAA